Genomic window (Jeotgalibacillus haloalkalitolerans):
TTCAGCTGATATTTTCAGAAAGGCATTCGGCTTTTCAGGAAAGATGCTCAACTCAGGCTACCCGAGAAATGATATTTTACACAATGAAAATAATGAAGCAGTGATCAATCAGCTGAAGGATAAGCTCGGCATTGACCGAGAGAAAAAAGTGATTTTATATGCGCCTACCTGGAGAGATGATGAATATTTCGAGGTGGGAAAATATAAATTTTCATTAAAGCTTGATCTTGCTAAGATGCAGGAAGCGCTTGGTGATGAATATGTCATCCTGTTAAGAATGCACTATTTGATTGCTCAGCACCTTAACATTGCAGATTATGAAGGTTTTGCTTATAATGTATCAGGTTATGCAGATATCCGGGACCTGTATTTAGTGTCTGATCTGCTCATCACAGATTATTCATCTGTCTTTTTTGATTATGCAAACTTAAAGCGTCCAATGATCTTTTTTGTCTATGATATTGATAAATACCGTGATGATTTAAGAGGATTTTATATTGATTTTGAGCAGGAAGCACCTGGTCCGCTTGTAAAAGATAACGATGCGTTACTTGAAGCAATCCGCAATGCTGACAGCACGGATGAAATAGATGAAGCCTTCTACCGGAAGTTCTGTGCCTGGGAAAATGGGCGTGCCAGCGAGCGGGTTGTAGCAGCTGTGTTTGATGAGCAATCAAATTCTATAAGAAAGTGATAGGATGATTACATGAAAGCGTTATGGACTGTCATAAAAGAACAAATCGATAACTTTTATCTGATTCAAAGACTCGGTTTGTTTGAAATTAAAAGTACAAATAACAATAACTACTTAGGTTTTGCCTGGGAGCTGATTAATCCGGGGATTCAATTACTCGTTTTCTGGTTTGTATTCGGTTATGGAATCCGAGAGAATGAAGGCGTCGATGGCGTTCCTTTTTTCTTATGGCTGTTTGCCGGGTTGTTAATCTGGTTTTTTGTTCAGCCTTCGATTCTGCATGGTTCAAAATCGATCTATACAAGAATTAAAATGATCGCAAAAATGAGCTTTCCAACCAGTGCGATTCCAAGCTTTGTG
Coding sequences:
- a CDS encoding CDP-glycerol glycerophosphotransferase family protein, with the translated sequence MIYRLFRKVAGKVYGNVIKRLFSVLGKLPKKKNVIIFESFHGKQYSCNPRAIYEYMKDNRPGYVMYWSVDTKGMKVFESRDVNVLKKFSPKWVYMMARAKYWVINTRVPVWMQKPKKTVYLQTWHGTPLKKLGIDIDDVQMPGTTTEKYRKNFLKEAAQWSYLIAPNQYSADIFRKAFGFSGKMLNSGYPRNDILHNENNEAVINQLKDKLGIDREKKVILYAPTWRDDEYFEVGKYKFSLKLDLAKMQEALGDEYVILLRMHYLIAQHLNIADYEGFAYNVSGYADIRDLYLVSDLLITDYSSVFFDYANLKRPMIFFVYDIDKYRDDLRGFYIDFEQEAPGPLVKDNDALLEAIRNADSTDEIDEAFYRKFCAWENGRASERVVAAVFDEQSNSIRK